A single region of the Halorussus gelatinilyticus genome encodes:
- a CDS encoding phytoene/squalene synthase family protein: protein MDTEPPTERPVDADIDWCFDAVQGVSRTFAITIDVLEEPMASYICVGYLLCRVADTVEDAGHIPPDEQSRLLSLYDDALDPEDETDIEEFQRAVEPWLPANAEGVDADEVGDEADWNVVAESPRVVATFRSLGEDAQSAIYPPVSELVTGMAEFVDRYADDGGLRIHTIDELEEYCWYAAGTVGELITNLLAQDVDDRRAEIMRANARGFALLLQLVNVAKDVSDDFREENNVYLPAAWLREYGVSPANVTHPENHTAVAGVIQRVTRHARGYMDDAQRYLEALPESRGNTVEAWAIPFLLAVGTSRELLERPEDVVEEGGVKVSRAEVVGLIQLFKSGNVERERIGELRSQLEDEPFSPS from the coding sequence ATGGACACGGAGCCGCCCACCGAGCGCCCTGTTGACGCCGACATCGACTGGTGTTTCGACGCCGTCCAGGGCGTTTCGCGAACGTTCGCCATCACTATCGACGTGCTGGAGGAACCGATGGCCTCCTACATCTGCGTCGGCTATCTGCTCTGTCGCGTCGCCGACACGGTCGAGGACGCCGGTCACATCCCGCCCGACGAGCAGTCGCGTCTCCTCTCGCTCTACGACGACGCGCTCGACCCGGAGGACGAGACCGACATCGAGGAGTTCCAGCGCGCAGTCGAACCGTGGCTCCCCGCGAACGCCGAGGGCGTGGACGCCGACGAAGTGGGCGACGAGGCCGACTGGAACGTCGTCGCCGAGTCGCCCCGCGTCGTCGCCACCTTCCGGTCGCTCGGCGAGGACGCCCAGTCGGCCATCTACCCGCCCGTCAGCGAACTCGTCACCGGGATGGCCGAGTTCGTGGACCGATACGCCGACGACGGCGGTCTCCGTATCCACACCATCGACGAGTTAGAGGAGTACTGCTGGTACGCCGCCGGGACGGTCGGCGAACTCATCACGAACCTGCTCGCCCAAGACGTGGACGACCGCCGGGCCGAAATCATGCGCGCCAACGCCCGCGGCTTCGCGCTCCTGCTCCAACTGGTCAACGTCGCCAAGGACGTGTCCGACGACTTCCGCGAGGAGAACAACGTCTACCTCCCGGCCGCGTGGCTCCGGGAGTACGGCGTCAGTCCCGCGAACGTCACTCACCCGGAGAACCACACCGCGGTCGCGGGGGTCATCCAGCGCGTGACCCGCCACGCGCGGGGCTACATGGACGACGCCCAACGTTACCTCGAAGCCCTTCCCGAGTCGCGGGGCAACACCGTCGAAGCGTGGGCCATCCCCTTCCTGCTCGCTGTCGGCACCAGCCGTGAACTGCTGGAGCGCCCCGAGGATGTCGTGGAAGAGGGCGGCGTGAAGGTCTCGCGCGCCGAGGTCGTGGGCCTGATTCAGTTGTTCAAGTCCGGCAACGTCGAGCGCGAGCGAATCGGAGAACTGCGGTCCCAACTGGAAGACGAACCGTTCTCGCCGTCGTGA
- a CDS encoding PAS domain S-box protein, with product MGTSGEPSVTLEDVERVFEESDHGTPLTVREVAAELDCPHRSAERNLTELATRGELETKRIGDERIWWRAAEPDPTDGGDGAGPDDGTEYDDADRWDAVVERITDAFYALDDEWRFTHLNERAEEILQRSEDELLGERIWDEFPESADGFVWEKYHEAMENQSPVDFDLYYEPLDVWAEINAYPSETGLSVYFVDISERVETERELSRYRRIIETVNDGVYTVNPEGNFTMVNEAYAEMVGYDREDLLGEPVSTVVADDVAATAREIEADQLAGECDTPTLEAELRTAEGDTIVAEATFALLSLEDDEYERIAVVRDVTERREYERKIEEQRERYRRLVEAAPVAILTCDADGRIALANEAAAALFETEGELVGTSLLDFVHDDDRAGAADRLHSVLESREAVPSTETKLRTAGGAVRHAITTSVPITRDCEPAVQVVLTDITERKRYEERLNETVAELERSNERLDRFASMLAHELRNPLNVAEIYADQISSADSEALRQVTDALDRIEEMIAVLLVLAKGSDVAECQQAVPLDGVATEAWSRLDTDGATLDVDARRTISGDHNPVHHLFENLFRNALKHAGEGVTVRVGDLDAGFYVEDDGDGIPDAEREAVFEAGHSSDDGLGLGLTYVARLAEAYDWTVEITESEAGGARFEFTGIEFAE from the coding sequence ATGGGCACGTCGGGAGAGCCGAGCGTCACGCTGGAGGACGTCGAGCGGGTGTTCGAGGAGTCCGACCACGGGACCCCGCTGACGGTCCGCGAAGTCGCGGCCGAACTCGACTGTCCGCACCGGAGCGCCGAGCGGAACCTGACCGAACTCGCCACGCGCGGGGAACTCGAAACCAAGCGCATCGGCGACGAGCGCATCTGGTGGCGGGCCGCGGAACCCGACCCGACCGACGGCGGTGACGGTGCCGGCCCCGACGACGGCACCGAGTACGACGACGCCGACCGCTGGGACGCGGTCGTCGAGCGCATCACCGACGCCTTCTACGCGCTCGACGACGAGTGGCGGTTCACCCACCTCAACGAGCGGGCCGAGGAGATTCTCCAGCGCTCGGAAGACGAACTGCTCGGCGAGCGCATCTGGGACGAGTTCCCGGAGTCCGCCGACGGCTTCGTCTGGGAGAAGTACCACGAGGCGATGGAGAACCAGTCGCCCGTCGATTTCGACCTCTACTACGAACCGCTCGACGTGTGGGCCGAAATCAACGCCTACCCCTCCGAGACGGGGCTGTCGGTGTACTTCGTGGACATCTCCGAGCGCGTCGAGACCGAGCGGGAACTCAGTCGCTACCGGCGCATCATCGAGACGGTCAACGACGGCGTGTACACCGTGAACCCGGAGGGCAACTTCACGATGGTCAACGAGGCGTACGCCGAGATGGTCGGCTACGACCGCGAGGACCTCCTCGGCGAACCGGTCTCGACGGTCGTCGCCGACGACGTGGCCGCGACCGCGCGCGAAATCGAGGCCGACCAACTGGCGGGCGAGTGCGACACCCCGACCCTCGAAGCCGAACTCCGGACCGCCGAGGGCGACACCATCGTCGCCGAAGCGACGTTCGCCCTGCTATCGCTCGAAGACGACGAGTACGAGCGCATCGCCGTCGTCCGCGACGTGACCGAACGCAGGGAGTACGAGCGGAAAATCGAGGAGCAACGCGAACGCTACCGGAGGCTGGTGGAGGCCGCGCCCGTGGCGATTCTGACCTGCGACGCGGACGGGCGCATCGCGCTGGCCAACGAGGCCGCGGCCGCGCTGTTCGAGACCGAGGGGGAACTGGTCGGCACCTCGTTGCTGGACTTCGTCCACGACGACGACAGGGCCGGGGCCGCCGACCGACTCCACTCGGTCCTCGAAAGCCGAGAGGCCGTCCCCTCGACCGAGACGAAACTCCGGACCGCCGGCGGTGCGGTCCGCCACGCCATCACCACGAGCGTCCCCATCACTCGCGACTGCGAACCCGCGGTGCAGGTCGTGCTGACCGACATCACCGAGCGGAAGCGATACGAGGAGCGACTCAACGAGACGGTCGCGGAGTTAGAGCGGTCGAACGAGCGCCTCGACAGGTTCGCCAGCATGTTGGCCCACGAGCTCCGCAACCCACTGAACGTCGCCGAGATATACGCCGACCAGATATCGTCCGCGGACTCCGAGGCGCTACGGCAGGTCACCGACGCGCTCGACCGCATCGAGGAGATGATAGCCGTGCTGTTGGTGCTGGCGAAGGGCAGCGACGTCGCCGAGTGCCAGCAGGCGGTCCCGCTCGACGGGGTGGCGACGGAGGCGTGGAGCAGACTCGACACCGACGGGGCGACCCTCGACGTGGACGCGCGTCGGACGATTAGCGGGGACCACAACCCCGTCCACCACCTCTTCGAGAACCTCTTTCGTAACGCGCTGAAACACGCCGGCGAGGGCGTCACGGTCCGCGTCGGCGACCTCGACGCGGGATTCTACGTCGAAGACGACGGGGACGGCATCCCCGACGCGGAGCGCGAGGCCGTCTTCGAGGCGGGCCACTCCTCCGACGACGGGTTAGGTCTCGGTCTGACCTACGTCGCGCGACTCGCCGAGGCCTACGACTGGACGGTAGAAATCACCGAGAGCGAGGCGGGCGGCGCGCGCTTCGAGTTCACCGGCATCGAGTTCGCCGAGTAG
- a CDS encoding MFS transporter encodes MTGFEFSESVRRRVAVFRNRAFRRLLAGRTLSVLGDGFYAVAAMWLVYDLSGSTAYTGLAGFLTRVPGVLKAFVGPLVDRFPLGRTITLSEVAQGLLVLVVPVAAATGHLSVWVVLVAMPLLSLANLFAGPAQNAAVPHLVADEEMVRANSAAKVVGKTVDAAARGVAGAVVAATSAVALYVVDAATFVLAGTVFASLSIPSRGGDPDASLDFERYLTDLREGVGVVSGSVVGSMLAGSLLANFLTGVALAVLPAFADAVGGAETYGLLLAGMTVGSVVGAMLAAAVDGIPLGRTVVVGFVLSGLAWVGAVALPGELLTVALFAASRVPVGVYNVSASATLQTGVPDGLLGRVTALVGSASSLVLPGGMLLGGFLGSRFGSRAVMLAGGVGSVLLAAYWSLVPSLRTFGPPASVSSGEFGGSDLG; translated from the coding sequence GTGACTGGATTCGAGTTCTCCGAGTCGGTCCGGCGTCGGGTCGCCGTCTTCCGGAACCGGGCGTTTCGTCGCCTCTTGGCGGGTCGAACCCTGAGCGTCCTCGGTGACGGGTTCTACGCCGTCGCCGCGATGTGGTTGGTCTACGACCTCTCCGGTTCGACCGCGTACACCGGTCTCGCCGGATTTTTGACTCGCGTACCCGGCGTCCTGAAGGCGTTCGTCGGGCCGCTCGTGGACCGCTTTCCGCTCGGGCGAACTATCACGCTGTCGGAGGTCGCACAGGGACTGCTCGTGCTCGTCGTGCCGGTCGCGGCGGCGACAGGCCACCTGTCGGTCTGGGTCGTGTTAGTCGCCATGCCCCTGCTCTCGCTGGCGAACCTGTTCGCGGGACCCGCCCAGAACGCGGCGGTGCCCCACCTCGTCGCCGACGAGGAGATGGTCCGGGCCAACTCCGCCGCCAAAGTCGTCGGGAAGACGGTGGACGCCGCGGCCCGCGGCGTGGCGGGCGCGGTCGTGGCCGCGACGAGCGCCGTCGCGCTCTACGTCGTGGACGCCGCGACGTTCGTCCTCGCCGGAACCGTCTTCGCCTCGCTGTCGATTCCGTCTCGTGGGGGCGACCCGGACGCGAGCCTCGACTTCGAGCGCTATCTCACCGACCTCCGGGAGGGCGTCGGCGTCGTCTCCGGGTCCGTCGTCGGGTCGATGCTCGCCGGGAGTTTGCTGGCGAACTTCCTGACGGGGGTCGCGCTCGCCGTCCTTCCCGCGTTCGCAGACGCTGTGGGTGGGGCCGAGACCTACGGACTGCTACTCGCCGGGATGACCGTCGGAAGCGTCGTCGGGGCGATGCTGGCGGCCGCGGTGGACGGAATCCCACTCGGTCGAACGGTCGTGGTCGGCTTCGTCCTCTCGGGACTGGCGTGGGTCGGTGCGGTCGCGCTCCCCGGCGAACTCCTCACGGTCGCGCTGTTCGCGGCCTCGCGGGTGCCCGTCGGCGTCTACAACGTATCGGCGTCGGCGACGCTCCAGACCGGCGTCCCCGACGGCCTCCTCGGTCGCGTGACGGCGCTCGTCGGGAGCGCGTCGAGCCTCGTGCTACCGGGCGGGATGCTACTCGGCGGCTTTCTTGGCTCCCGATTCGGCAGTCGAGCGGTGATGCTCGCCGGCGGGGTCGGTTCGGTCCTGTTGGCGGCGTACTGGTCGCTCGTCCCCTCGCTTCGGACCTTCGGGCCACCGGCCTCGGTGTCGTCGGGCGAGTTCGGCGGGTCGGACCTCGGTTAG
- a CDS encoding 3-hydroxyacyl-CoA dehydrogenase family protein, giving the protein MVRTLDSVESIGVVGAGTMGSGIAQVTAQSGYDVVMRDVEEEFVQNGFDSIEDSLDRFVSKDKISEDEAEATLDRIAGTTDLADLADCDFVVEAAVENMDIKQDIFADLDDAIPEDVILATNTSTLSITTIASVTDREEQIVGLHFMNPVPVMTGVEVVVGEKTDGDVVEFAHALAEDLGKETWESDDKPGFVTNRILMPWINEGIRAYDEGVATKEDIDTGMKLGTNVPMGPLELADHIGLDICLDASETLHEELGDRYKPAYLLKRKVDAGDLGKKTGAGFYEY; this is encoded by the coding sequence ATGGTACGCACGCTCGATAGCGTAGAGAGTATCGGCGTCGTCGGCGCGGGCACGATGGGCAGCGGCATCGCGCAGGTCACGGCCCAGTCGGGCTACGACGTGGTGATGCGCGACGTCGAGGAGGAGTTCGTGCAGAACGGCTTCGACTCCATCGAGGACAGCCTCGACCGGTTCGTGAGCAAGGACAAAATCTCGGAGGACGAGGCCGAGGCGACCCTCGACCGCATCGCGGGCACCACCGACCTCGCAGACCTCGCGGACTGCGACTTCGTGGTGGAGGCCGCCGTCGAGAACATGGACATCAAGCAGGACATCTTCGCGGACTTGGACGACGCGATTCCGGAGGACGTGATTCTGGCCACCAACACCTCGACGCTCTCCATCACGACCATCGCCTCGGTGACCGACCGCGAGGAGCAGATCGTCGGTCTGCACTTCATGAACCCCGTGCCGGTGATGACGGGCGTCGAGGTCGTCGTCGGCGAGAAGACCGACGGGGACGTGGTCGAGTTCGCTCACGCGCTGGCCGAGGACCTCGGCAAGGAGACGTGGGAGTCCGACGACAAGCCGGGGTTCGTCACCAACCGCATCCTGATGCCGTGGATAAACGAGGGCATCCGGGCCTACGACGAGGGCGTCGCCACCAAGGAGGACATCGACACGGGGATGAAACTCGGCACGAACGTCCCGATGGGACCGCTCGAACTCGCCGACCACATCGGACTCGACATCTGTCTTGACGCCAGCGAGACGCTCCACGAGGAGTTGGGCGACCGCTACAAACCGGCCTACCTCCTCAAGCGCAAGGTCGATGCCGGCGACCTCGGGAAGAAGACCGGGGCAGGATTCTACGAGTACTGA
- a CDS encoding DUF7409 domain-containing protein — protein MSNEDAPDDVDPHAVERLTDIHFVGPATAEVLARAEFDATGIPEKTVSYEMLQDAGVNPGVATRLRKKHSLHWSFGGEEEDDDSLERRSEKVRGLQDGERAWVAASSGDWEDEDPEPTAEATTGGDWSPSDAESPASGEPAEATTDGSGAAEAAEAAWRERSRPDPVTDVPGVDDRIAEILANGGITSVRSLATADPEHVADSLELDSELVTEWRDAARDLA, from the coding sequence GTGAGCAACGAAGACGCCCCCGACGACGTAGACCCGCACGCGGTCGAACGACTGACCGACATTCACTTCGTCGGCCCGGCGACTGCGGAGGTGTTGGCCCGCGCGGAGTTCGACGCCACCGGCATCCCCGAGAAGACGGTCTCCTACGAGATGCTGCAGGACGCGGGCGTGAACCCCGGCGTCGCCACCCGACTCCGCAAGAAACACTCCCTCCACTGGTCGTTCGGCGGCGAGGAAGAGGACGACGACTCGCTCGAACGGCGCTCCGAGAAGGTCCGCGGATTGCAGGACGGCGAGCGCGCGTGGGTCGCCGCCAGTAGCGGCGACTGGGAGGACGAAGACCCCGAACCGACCGCCGAGGCGACGACCGGCGGCGACTGGAGTCCGAGCGACGCAGAGTCGCCCGCGAGCGGCGAGCCCGCCGAGGCGACGACCGACGGGAGCGGCGCGGCCGAGGCCGCCGAAGCGGCGTGGCGCGAGCGGAGCAGACCCGACCCCGTGACCGACGTGCCGGGCGTGGACGACCGCATCGCCGAGATTCTGGCGAACGGCGGCATCACCTCGGTCCGGAGCCTCGCCACCGCCGACCCGGAACACGTCGCCGACTCGCTGGAACTCGACAGCGAACTCGTCACCGAGTGGCGCGACGCCGCCCGGGACCTCGCCTGA
- a CDS encoding NUDIX domain-containing protein — protein MTDDTDQSDDAESTDENHFVGKITQKAILFGPDGDVLVTRVGDHWEPPGGRFDVGETLVGGLRRELREEVGLDARVGPPVAAVYGGWLDGETANPMVTLIYRCETDERGASLNHEHDDYEWVPPETAADRLAESLGERVVRAVERAAALGEADGFADGDSDGTPADDSATATDPFAAVADPYADVADATTEEMLAELAAARAADGPEDLDP, from the coding sequence GTGACCGACGACACCGACCAGTCCGACGACGCCGAATCGACCGACGAGAATCACTTCGTCGGCAAGATAACGCAGAAGGCGATACTGTTCGGTCCCGACGGCGACGTTCTGGTGACGCGCGTCGGCGACCACTGGGAACCGCCGGGCGGGAGGTTCGACGTCGGCGAGACGCTCGTGGGTGGTCTCCGGCGCGAACTCCGCGAGGAGGTCGGCCTCGACGCGCGGGTCGGCCCGCCGGTCGCGGCGGTCTACGGCGGGTGGCTCGACGGCGAGACGGCGAACCCGATGGTGACGCTGATCTACCGGTGTGAGACCGACGAGCGCGGCGCGTCGCTCAACCACGAACACGACGACTACGAGTGGGTCCCGCCGGAGACCGCGGCCGACCGACTGGCGGAGAGTCTCGGTGAGCGGGTCGTCCGCGCCGTCGAGCGGGCGGCCGCGCTCGGCGAAGCCGACGGGTTCGCGGACGGCGACTCGGACGGCACCCCCGCAGACGACTCGGCGACGGCGACCGACCCGTTCGCCGCGGTCGCGGACCCCTACGCCGACGTCGCGGACGCGACCACTGAGGAGATGCTGGCCGAACTCGCGGCGGCGCGGGCCGCCGACGGCCCCGAGGACCTCGACCCGTAG
- a CDS encoding class 1 fructose-bisphosphatase yields the protein MSDAEPPTAESDDAVAAAFEVVARSAPQIRGGLAGRRGKTDGRNASGETQLAADVWADDLLEERLTAIEGVGQFASEERDDVVDAGDGEYAATVDPLDGSSNLQSNNSMGTILGVYDADLPAPGNRLVAAAYVLYGPITTMVTAREGEVTEYVVENDGSRRAVREDVTLPEDPTVYGFGGRVPDWTDRFADYAREIEDELKLRYGGAMIGDVNQVLTYGGVFAYPELQSRPEGKLRLQFEGNPIGYIVESAGGGSSDGETSLLDAEVEELHQRTPVYLGNEALVERLEARF from the coding sequence ATGAGCGACGCCGAACCGCCGACGGCGGAGTCCGACGACGCTGTCGCGGCGGCCTTCGAGGTCGTCGCCCGCTCGGCCCCCCAGATTCGGGGCGGACTCGCGGGCCGCCGCGGGAAGACCGACGGCCGGAACGCGTCGGGCGAGACGCAACTGGCCGCCGACGTCTGGGCCGACGACCTGCTGGAAGAGCGACTGACCGCCATCGAGGGCGTCGGCCAGTTCGCCAGCGAGGAGCGCGACGACGTCGTGGACGCGGGCGACGGCGAGTACGCCGCCACCGTGGACCCCCTCGACGGCTCCTCGAACCTCCAGTCGAACAACTCGATGGGGACGATTCTGGGAGTCTACGACGCCGACCTCCCTGCGCCGGGGAACCGCCTCGTCGCCGCGGCGTACGTCCTCTACGGTCCCATCACGACGATGGTGACCGCCCGCGAGGGCGAGGTGACCGAGTACGTGGTAGAAAACGACGGTTCTCGCCGCGCGGTCCGCGAGGACGTGACGCTCCCGGAGGACCCGACCGTCTACGGGTTCGGCGGGCGCGTCCCGGACTGGACCGACCGGTTCGCCGACTACGCCCGCGAGATAGAGGACGAACTCAAACTCCGGTACGGCGGGGCGATGATCGGCGACGTGAACCAGGTGCTGACCTACGGCGGCGTGTTCGCCTACCCCGAACTCCAATCGCGGCCCGAGGGGAAACTCCGCCTCCAGTTCGAGGGCAACCCCATCGGCTACATCGTCGAGTCGGCGGGCGGCGGGTCCTCGGACGGCGAGACGTCGCTACTGGACGCCGAGGTCGAGGAACTCCACCAGCGCACGCCGGTCTACCTCGGCAACGAGGCCCTCGTCGAGCGACTCGAAGCCAGGTTCTGA
- a CDS encoding class I fructose-bisphosphate aldolase, whose product MIPLEDSPVTRDGKALILAYDHGLEHGPSADFGSVPETLDPEQIFEIGTHDAVTSLAVQKGVAETYYPSYDDSVNLLAKLNGTSNLWTGEPYSPQNWTVEYAAEIGADAVGYTVYSGSNHETEMYEDFRKVQEEAHSEYDLPVVMWSYPRGQGLKNDTKESVIAYATRIALEIGADMAKVKYPGSRESMEWAVQSAGEMPVVMSGGSKVSDYEFLSSVEAVMDAGGSGLAVGRNVWQRDDPEAILDALEQVIFEDATADEALDE is encoded by the coding sequence ATGATACCACTCGAAGACTCCCCGGTAACGCGCGACGGCAAGGCGCTCATCCTCGCTTACGACCACGGTCTCGAACACGGTCCCTCCGCCGACTTCGGTTCGGTTCCGGAGACGCTCGACCCCGAGCAGATTTTCGAAATCGGCACCCACGACGCGGTCACGTCGCTGGCGGTCCAGAAGGGCGTCGCCGAGACGTACTACCCCTCCTACGACGACTCGGTGAACCTGCTGGCGAAGCTCAACGGCACCAGCAACCTCTGGACCGGCGAACCCTACTCGCCCCAGAACTGGACGGTCGAGTACGCCGCCGAAATCGGTGCCGACGCGGTGGGGTACACCGTCTACTCCGGGTCGAACCACGAGACGGAGATGTACGAGGACTTCCGGAAGGTGCAGGAGGAGGCCCACAGCGAGTACGACCTGCCGGTCGTCATGTGGTCGTACCCGCGCGGACAGGGACTCAAGAACGACACCAAAGAGAGCGTCATCGCCTACGCTACCCGCATCGCGCTCGAAATCGGCGCGGACATGGCGAAGGTCAAGTATCCCGGTTCGCGGGAGTCGATGGAGTGGGCGGTCCAGTCCGCCGGCGAGATGCCGGTCGTGATGTCCGGCGGGTCGAAGGTCAGTGACTACGAGTTCCTCTCCAGCGTCGAAGCCGTGATGGACGCCGGCGGGTCGGGTCTCGCGGTCGGTCGCAACGTCTGGCAGCGCGACGACCCCGAGGCCATCCTCGACGCGCTCGAACAGGTCATCTTCGAGGACGCCACCGCCGACGAAGCGCTCGACGAATGA
- the gfo6 gene encoding D-xylose 1-dehydrogenase Gfo6, with amino-acid sequence MDLDAHFESFAARDWQTADEGTVRVALVGLGEFSRDHVLPALAGEAEGTGSDAPTDRTSFCDITALVSGSPEKAESVADRYDVGRTLSYEEFEAGEGVDSFDAVYVAGPNALHLDHARTAARLGKHVLCEKPIETSAERAREMVRACEDAGVTLMVGYRPQVEPAMRRLRDLIRDGVLGDPVAFHGWFTGHILDGAGPDQWRLDPDLAGGGALMDVGVYPLNAVRFLLDADPVAAQATTSAPDAEFEGVDEHVAFQLEFPEGATASCTASYRAQADDRLRIVGTEGQAALNPAFDSEIRPELTLEVGDERVAYTGPYVNEVAEEFDYFAHCILTDARPDPDGRDSVADMEAVEAIYESAETGRRVEIGDAET; translated from the coding sequence ATGGACCTCGACGCTCACTTCGAGTCGTTCGCGGCCCGCGACTGGCAGACCGCCGACGAGGGCACAGTCCGGGTCGCGCTCGTCGGTCTCGGCGAGTTCTCGCGCGACCACGTTCTGCCCGCGCTGGCCGGCGAGGCCGAGGGGACCGGGAGCGACGCTCCGACCGACCGCACGTCGTTCTGCGATATCACCGCGCTCGTCAGCGGGTCGCCCGAGAAAGCCGAGTCGGTCGCCGACCGCTACGACGTCGGCCGGACGCTCTCCTACGAGGAGTTCGAGGCGGGCGAAGGCGTCGATAGCTTCGACGCCGTCTACGTCGCCGGGCCGAACGCGCTCCACCTCGACCACGCTCGGACCGCCGCGCGACTCGGCAAGCACGTCCTCTGCGAGAAGCCCATCGAGACGAGCGCCGAGCGAGCGCGCGAGATGGTCCGGGCCTGCGAGGACGCCGGCGTGACGCTGATGGTCGGCTATCGGCCGCAGGTCGAACCCGCGATGCGGCGTCTTCGGGACCTGATTCGGGACGGCGTGCTGGGCGACCCCGTGGCCTTCCACGGCTGGTTCACGGGCCACATCCTCGACGGGGCCGGGCCGGACCAGTGGCGACTCGACCCGGACCTCGCGGGCGGCGGCGCACTGATGGACGTGGGCGTCTACCCGCTCAACGCGGTCCGGTTCCTGCTCGACGCGGACCCCGTGGCGGCGCAGGCAACGACCAGCGCGCCGGACGCCGAGTTCGAGGGCGTGGACGAACACGTCGCCTTCCAGTTGGAGTTCCCCGAGGGCGCGACCGCCTCCTGCACCGCGAGTTACCGCGCGCAGGCCGACGACCGCCTGCGAATCGTCGGCACGGAGGGGCAGGCCGCCCTGAATCCGGCGTTCGACTCGGAGATTCGGCCCGAACTCACGCTGGAAGTCGGCGACGAGCGCGTCGCGTACACCGGCCCGTACGTCAACGAGGTCGCCGAGGAGTTCGACTACTTCGCCCACTGTATCCTGACGGACGCCCGGCCGGACCCCGACGGCCGCGACAGCGTGGCCGACATGGAAGCGGTCGAAGCCATCTACGAGTCGGCCGAGACGGGCCGGCGCGTCGAGATCGGCGACGCCGAGACGTAG
- a CDS encoding DUF4352 domain-containing protein encodes MHRRKLIAALGAGLFAGCTGSESTTPTTDETTKRALTTDTQTTTATTDADSTTSDDGTTEDETTTDGTSAKSIQVGDRVDDDRMSMVVRGVEKTEKLGEFSKAASGNTFVVVRLAVKNTTKDTYLNFSGFLQTLLKDGSGYTYEQTITASGQTFTGGQLVPGEVARGDLVYEVPKDASDLTLQFDFGTVSFLTVDRVTVDLESKANSAADLEQSLRVDVRDTGESVENGGVTVAVNGVKFAKKLGEFTAAGDGKEYAIVDITTTNETGSSQSISTALQMLAKDGRGRTYPMSISAAASLDRSYDEASPLADGEKRRGKVAYEVPKGVSPLYWAFEYSLWTDGDKTFWKLR; translated from the coding sequence ATGCACCGCCGAAAGCTGATCGCGGCCCTCGGTGCCGGACTGTTCGCCGGCTGTACCGGCTCCGAATCGACGACTCCGACCACAGACGAGACGACGAAGCGCGCGTTGACGACCGATACCCAGACTACGACCGCGACGACCGACGCCGACTCGACCACGTCCGACGACGGGACGACCGAAGACGAGACCACGACCGACGGGACGAGCGCGAAGTCGATTCAGGTGGGCGACCGCGTGGACGACGACCGGATGAGCATGGTCGTCCGCGGCGTGGAGAAGACCGAGAAGCTCGGCGAGTTCTCGAAGGCGGCGAGCGGCAACACCTTCGTCGTGGTGCGACTCGCGGTCAAGAACACGACGAAGGACACGTATCTCAACTTCAGCGGTTTCCTCCAGACGCTGTTGAAAGACGGGTCGGGCTACACCTACGAGCAGACCATCACCGCGAGCGGGCAGACGTTCACCGGCGGACAGTTGGTGCCCGGCGAGGTCGCTCGCGGCGACCTCGTGTACGAAGTGCCGAAGGACGCCTCGGACCTCACGCTCCAGTTCGACTTCGGCACCGTCTCGTTCCTGACGGTGGACCGCGTGACCGTGGACCTCGAATCGAAAGCGAACTCCGCGGCCGACCTCGAACAGAGCCTCCGGGTGGACGTGCGCGATACGGGCGAGTCGGTCGAGAACGGCGGCGTGACGGTGGCGGTCAACGGCGTGAAGTTCGCCAAGAAACTCGGCGAGTTCACCGCGGCGGGCGACGGTAAGGAGTACGCCATCGTGGACATCACGACGACGAACGAGACCGGTAGCTCCCAGAGCATCTCGACGGCGCTCCAGATGCTCGCCAAGGACGGCCGGGGGCGGACCTACCCGATGAGCATCAGCGCGGCGGCGTCGCTGGACCGGTCCTACGACGAGGCCTCGCCGCTGGCAGACGGCGAGAAGCGCCGCGGGAAGGTCGCCTACGAGGTCCCGAAGGGTGTCAGCCCGCTCTACTGGGCCTTCGAGTACTCGCTGTGGACCGACGGCGACAAGACGTTCTGGAAGCTCCGATAG